In one Novosphingopyxis iocasae genomic region, the following are encoded:
- a CDS encoding efflux RND transporter periplasmic adaptor subunit: protein MVSTTNMRTWMIAAAMALGACSGGDEDKAGPPPATPVKVAAVQTQSVPNIIELPGRVEPIRTAEVRARVTGIVQARVYDEGTEIRKGAPLFRIDPREVQATVNQARANLQRLQATAANASAVVQRYQPLVSEQAISQQEYDAAVAAQREARAQVAAARAQLDAAQLQLSYTTVRAPISGRVGRALVTEGALVSQSEGTLMTRIEQLNPIFVTLTQASSEVLDIRRAIASGELELDPNGRIEFEVQFEDGTPYPIKGRLNFLDYSVDQSTGAVVLRGEIPNPQQLLLPGDFVRARILAGQREGGIIVPQRAVQVGENGSTVFVVGPDGKARSQNVELGSLVDNGWVIKSGLKPGDKVIVSNLQKIRPGAPVKVQDSRSVLGSTARPQPSGGQPSGAAAKTQ from the coding sequence ATGGTCTCGACAACCAACATGCGTACATGGATGATTGCCGCCGCGATGGCGCTCGGCGCCTGCTCCGGCGGGGACGAGGACAAGGCAGGTCCGCCGCCGGCGACGCCGGTCAAGGTCGCGGCCGTGCAGACGCAGTCCGTGCCGAACATCATCGAGCTTCCGGGCCGGGTTGAGCCGATCCGGACCGCCGAAGTACGCGCCCGCGTCACCGGCATCGTGCAGGCCCGCGTCTATGATGAGGGCACCGAAATTCGAAAAGGCGCACCGCTGTTCCGGATCGATCCGCGCGAGGTGCAGGCCACGGTCAATCAGGCGCGCGCGAATCTGCAGCGGCTTCAGGCTACCGCCGCCAATGCCAGCGCAGTGGTTCAGCGTTACCAGCCGCTGGTGAGCGAACAGGCCATTAGCCAGCAGGAATATGACGCCGCCGTCGCGGCGCAGCGTGAAGCCCGCGCGCAGGTCGCCGCCGCACGCGCACAGCTGGACGCGGCGCAGTTGCAACTCAGCTACACCACCGTCCGCGCGCCGATTTCCGGCCGCGTGGGCCGCGCGCTGGTGACCGAAGGCGCGCTCGTCAGCCAGAGCGAAGGCACGCTCATGACGCGGATCGAGCAGCTCAACCCGATCTTCGTGACGCTGACGCAGGCCTCGTCCGAGGTGCTCGACATCCGCCGCGCCATCGCATCGGGGGAGCTGGAGCTCGACCCAAATGGCCGCATCGAGTTCGAGGTGCAGTTTGAGGACGGCACGCCTTATCCCATCAAGGGGCGCCTGAATTTCCTCGATTATTCGGTCGATCAGAGCACCGGCGCGGTCGTCCTGCGCGGTGAGATCCCCAACCCGCAGCAATTGCTGCTTCCCGGTGATTTCGTGCGCGCACGTATTCTTGCCGGCCAGCGCGAGGGCGGCATCATCGTACCTCAGCGCGCCGTGCAGGTGGGCGAGAACGGTTCAACAGTATTCGTGGTCGGCCCGGACGGAAAGGCACGCAGCCAGAATGTCGAGCTGGGTTCGCTGGTGGACAATGGCTGGGTCATCAAGAGCGGACTGAAACCGGGCGACAAGGTGATCGTCAGCAATCTGCAGAAGATCCGCCCCGGCGCGCCTGTAAAGGTTCAGGACAGTCGCTCCGTTCTGGGCAGCACGGCCCGTCCGCAGCCAAGCGGCGGCCAGCCTTCGGGCGCTGCGGCCAAAACCCAGTAA
- the bchI gene encoding magnesium chelatase ATPase subunit I, which yields MTSPYPFSAIVGQEPLKRGLLLLAIDASIGGLLILGDRGTGKSTAVRALAKLLPDMSVMKGCRYGCAPEPAAARCAECRETDRSKTAKAPVPMVDLPLGVSEDRLVGALDLERALGEGVKAFEPGLLARANRGFLYIDEVNLLEDHLVDLLLDVAASGENLVERDGLSVRHPARIRLVGSGNPEEGELRPQFLDRFGLAVSVTTPTSIAERIEIVKRRDAYEQDPEGFVAQWKRQDGKLRRAVERAREALPTIETPDAAIKQAARICMALGTDGLRGELVTIRAARALAALEGETEVTAEHVRTIAPMALAHRLRRDPLDGGDGEARVGRALEEIAA from the coding sequence ATGACCAGCCCTTATCCCTTTTCCGCCATCGTCGGACAGGAACCCTTGAAACGCGGCCTGCTGCTTCTCGCCATCGACGCGAGTATCGGCGGCCTTCTCATCCTCGGCGATCGCGGCACCGGCAAATCCACCGCGGTGCGCGCATTGGCCAAATTGCTTCCGGACATGAGCGTGATGAAAGGCTGCCGCTATGGTTGCGCGCCCGAGCCTGCCGCCGCGCGATGCGCCGAGTGCCGCGAAACGGATCGGAGTAAAACCGCCAAGGCGCCGGTGCCGATGGTCGATCTTCCGCTGGGTGTGAGCGAGGATCGCTTGGTCGGTGCGCTCGATCTCGAACGCGCGCTCGGCGAGGGTGTAAAGGCATTCGAACCTGGCCTGCTAGCCCGGGCCAATCGTGGCTTCCTTTATATCGACGAGGTCAATCTGCTCGAAGACCATCTCGTCGATCTGCTGCTCGACGTGGCCGCCAGCGGCGAGAATCTGGTCGAGCGCGACGGGCTTTCGGTGCGTCACCCTGCGCGCATTCGGCTTGTCGGCAGCGGCAATCCCGAAGAGGGCGAACTGCGTCCGCAATTTCTCGATCGCTTCGGCCTCGCCGTCTCGGTCACGACGCCAACGTCCATTGCCGAGCGCATCGAGATTGTGAAGCGGCGCGACGCCTATGAGCAGGATCCCGAAGGCTTCGTCGCCCAATGGAAGCGGCAGGACGGCAAGCTGCGCCGCGCCGTCGAACGCGCGCGCGAGGCGCTGCCCACCATCGAAACGCCCGACGCCGCGATCAAACAGGCCGCACGTATCTGCATGGCGCTGGGCACCGACGGCCTGCGCGGCGAACTGGTGACCATCCGTGCAGCGCGCGCGCTTGCAGCGCTGGAAGGCGAGACGGAGGTGACCGCGGAGCATGTCCGCACCATCGCGCCGATGGCGCTCGCCCATCGCCTGCGCCGCGATCCCCTCGACGGCGGCGACGGCGAAGCCCGCGTCGGACGGGCGCTGGAAGAGATCGCAGCGTGA
- a CDS encoding FdhF/YdeP family oxidoreductase → MSDPRDPANRDNHDMPHYDGPAGGWGSVRGMAAIAGTEKPTPAMLETLARQNKSGGHMCTSCAWAKPKDPHHFEFCENGAKATMWELTTKRCTPEFFARHSVTELRSWKDFDLEDQGRLTHPMRYDAETDHYVPVEWDEAFREIGAHLKRLDPKSAIFYASGRASLETSYLYALFARAYGHNNLPDSSNMCHETTSVALSKVIGSPVGTCTLDDFDECDAIFFFGQNTGTNSPRFLHPLRDAVKRGCKIVTFNPLKEKGLEEFISPQNPVEMLTGRATKISYQYHQVKAGGDIAAILGMCKFILECDAKRRQATGRGVIDEDFIAEHTHGFEEFKAKCAATGWEEIETNSGLPRTALMDAARVYMDAEKVIGIYGMGLTQHVHGFENIALLTNFLLLRGNIGRPGAGMSPVRGHSNVQGQRTVGIAEKTALVPLDLIAEQFGFDPPREDGMNTVEACEGIEDGTVKAFISLGGNFVRAIPDIVRMEEAWQKMELTVQIATKLNRSHLINGKSAWLLPCLARSERDMQASGMQKVSMEDSLSHVHASFGKRTPASEHLLSELAIVAGLAKETCAPNPKLRWDDWTGDYSIVRDLIAETYHEQFYDMNERMLQAGGFYRGNSARERIWKTESGKAEFTTPAMLSSTGLADKEGRYRLITLRSNDQFNTTIYGYSDRFRGIEGTRHVILINPKEMEKAGLKAGQRVTLIGDAEDGADRRVPGLTVTPYEVPDGCLAGYFPELNPLVPLWYHDEKSKTPASKGVPVRIVTD, encoded by the coding sequence ATGAGCGACCCCCGTGATCCGGCCAACCGCGACAATCACGATATGCCGCACTATGACGGGCCCGCTGGCGGCTGGGGCAGTGTGCGCGGCATGGCGGCAATCGCGGGCACGGAAAAACCGACGCCAGCGATGCTCGAAACCCTCGCCCGGCAGAACAAGTCCGGCGGCCATATGTGCACCAGCTGCGCGTGGGCCAAGCCGAAAGACCCGCACCATTTCGAGTTCTGCGAGAACGGTGCAAAGGCAACGATGTGGGAGCTGACCACCAAGCGCTGCACGCCCGAATTCTTCGCGCGCCACAGCGTGACCGAGCTGCGCAGCTGGAAGGATTTCGACCTGGAGGATCAGGGCCGCCTGACCCACCCCATGCGCTACGATGCCGAGACGGACCATTATGTGCCGGTGGAATGGGACGAGGCATTCCGCGAAATTGGCGCGCATCTGAAGCGGCTCGATCCCAAATCGGCCATTTTCTACGCCTCCGGTCGCGCGAGCCTGGAGACGAGCTATCTCTACGCGCTGTTCGCCCGCGCCTATGGTCACAACAATCTGCCCGACAGCTCCAATATGTGCCACGAAACCACTTCGGTGGCGCTCAGCAAGGTGATCGGATCGCCGGTGGGCACCTGCACGCTCGACGATTTCGACGAGTGCGACGCGATCTTCTTCTTCGGCCAGAACACCGGCACCAACAGTCCGCGTTTCCTCCACCCGCTGCGCGACGCCGTAAAACGCGGCTGCAAGATCGTGACCTTCAATCCGCTGAAGGAAAAGGGCCTCGAGGAGTTCATCTCCCCTCAGAACCCGGTCGAAATGCTGACGGGCCGGGCCACGAAGATCAGCTATCAATATCATCAGGTGAAGGCGGGCGGAGACATCGCCGCCATCCTGGGCATGTGCAAGTTCATCCTGGAGTGCGATGCAAAACGCCGCCAGGCGACGGGCCGCGGCGTGATCGACGAGGATTTCATCGCCGAACACACGCACGGGTTCGAGGAGTTCAAGGCGAAATGCGCCGCCACGGGCTGGGAAGAAATCGAGACCAATAGCGGCCTGCCCCGCACCGCGCTGATGGACGCCGCGCGCGTCTATATGGATGCCGAAAAGGTGATCGGCATCTATGGCATGGGCCTGACGCAGCATGTCCACGGTTTCGAGAATATTGCGCTGCTCACCAATTTCCTGCTGCTGCGCGGCAATATCGGACGCCCTGGCGCGGGCATGAGCCCCGTGCGCGGCCACAGCAATGTGCAGGGCCAGCGCACCGTGGGCATTGCGGAAAAGACCGCGCTCGTCCCGCTCGACCTGATTGCCGAGCAGTTCGGTTTCGATCCGCCGCGTGAGGACGGCATGAACACCGTGGAAGCCTGCGAAGGCATCGAGGACGGGACGGTCAAGGCATTCATCTCGCTGGGCGGCAATTTCGTGCGCGCCATTCCGGACATCGTGCGGATGGAAGAAGCGTGGCAGAAAATGGAGCTGACGGTGCAGATCGCCACCAAGCTCAACCGCAGCCATCTGATCAACGGCAAGAGCGCCTGGCTGCTGCCCTGCCTCGCCCGATCCGAACGAGATATGCAGGCGAGCGGCATGCAGAAGGTGTCGATGGAGGACAGCCTGAGCCATGTCCACGCCTCCTTCGGCAAGCGTACGCCGGCTAGCGAGCATCTGCTGAGCGAACTCGCGATCGTCGCAGGCCTCGCCAAGGAAACCTGCGCGCCCAATCCCAAGCTGCGTTGGGACGACTGGACCGGCGACTATTCGATCGTGCGCGATCTGATTGCCGAGACCTATCACGAGCAGTTCTACGACATGAACGAGCGGATGCTGCAGGCAGGCGGCTTCTACCGCGGCAACAGCGCGCGCGAGCGAATCTGGAAGACCGAGAGCGGCAAGGCGGAGTTCACGACGCCCGCCATGCTCTCCTCCACCGGCCTCGCCGACAAGGAAGGCCGCTATAGGCTCATCACGCTGCGGTCCAACGACCAATTCAACACCACCATTTACGGCTATTCGGACCGTTTCCGCGGGATCGAAGGTACGCGCCACGTGATCCTGATCAACCCGAAGGAAATGGAAAAGGCAGGTCTGAAAGCGGGCCAGCGCGTCACCCTGATCGGCGACGCCGAAGATGGCGCGGATCGGCGCGTACCGGGCCTGACGGTGACACCTTATGAAGTGCCCGACGGCTGCCTTGCCGGCTATTTTCCGGAGCTCAATCCGCTCGTCCCGCTATGGTATCATGACGAGAAATCGAAGACGCCCGCTTCAAAAGGCGTACCGGTGCGCATAGTTACCGACTGA
- a CDS encoding efflux transporter outer membrane subunit, with protein sequence MTIRQALRPAARLSLASASALALSACVNFAPDHARPLQPSDLAYDPDYRPDGGAVASSLAWQNYFADPRLEALIAEALANNRDLLAATARIEQAAAQYRIQRSQQLPNVGLNASAVRTRIGSGGFGGGGLGGAGGGTGAGAGNGGSGNGGAGGGGTGGGGAGGGGALVGGSGGTTFNRFNVGVGVSSFELDFWGRVANLTEAARAQYLASVAAQRAFYLSLIGDVASAYFDLVETQEQLELARNTVESRQEGLRIAKLRLDAGVTSALDYYQAETLLTQAEQQVAVEQQNLATATNQLTVLVGGRIPGDLPPGLSLADETVTARLDAGLPSRLLLVRPDIVQAEEQLRADEANIGAARAAFFPNISLTGNAGFASTSLGGLFDGDAFTWSFGPSLNLPIFDWGAREADLGLAKARRLESVANYDKAVQTAFQEVSNALAGRRYIADQVAVLRRAVEANDRLSYLARLRYREGAANYLEVLDAERNLFAAQQALLTAQRQELQNFASLYVALGGGTEVRTPEVSLEPLKREIETAVPAAQENEAR encoded by the coding sequence ATGACGATCCGCCAAGCCCTCCGCCCCGCTGCCCGGCTGTCCCTGGCCTCGGCCTCCGCGCTGGCTTTGTCCGCCTGCGTCAATTTCGCGCCCGATCACGCGCGGCCCCTGCAGCCCAGCGATCTGGCCTATGATCCCGACTATCGCCCGGACGGCGGCGCCGTTGCAAGCAGCCTGGCCTGGCAGAATTATTTTGCCGATCCGCGGCTGGAAGCGCTGATTGCCGAGGCGCTGGCCAACAATCGCGATCTGCTCGCCGCCACCGCGCGGATCGAACAGGCCGCGGCGCAATATCGAATCCAGCGCTCCCAGCAGCTCCCCAATGTCGGCCTCAACGCCAGCGCGGTCCGCACCCGTATCGGCAGCGGTGGCTTCGGTGGCGGCGGCTTAGGTGGTGCAGGCGGGGGGACCGGTGCAGGCGCGGGCAATGGCGGCAGCGGTAATGGCGGCGCGGGCGGTGGCGGTACCGGCGGGGGCGGCGCAGGTGGCGGCGGTGCGCTTGTCGGCGGATCGGGCGGCACGACCTTCAACCGTTTCAATGTCGGCGTCGGCGTATCCTCGTTCGAGCTCGATTTCTGGGGCCGCGTCGCCAATCTTACCGAGGCGGCACGCGCGCAATATCTCGCCAGCGTCGCTGCCCAGCGCGCCTTTTATCTCTCGCTGATCGGCGACGTCGCTTCGGCATATTTCGATCTGGTCGAGACGCAGGAACAGCTGGAACTGGCCCGCAACACGGTGGAAAGCCGTCAGGAGGGCCTGCGCATTGCCAAGTTGCGGCTCGATGCCGGCGTCACCAGCGCGCTCGATTATTATCAGGCCGAAACGCTGCTGACGCAGGCCGAACAGCAGGTCGCCGTTGAGCAGCAGAATCTCGCCACCGCCACCAATCAGCTCACCGTCCTCGTCGGCGGCCGCATTCCCGGCGATCTGCCCCCCGGCCTGTCGCTGGCCGACGAAACCGTGACCGCGCGGCTCGATGCCGGACTGCCGTCCCGCCTTCTTCTCGTGCGGCCCGACATCGTGCAGGCCGAAGAGCAGCTGCGCGCGGACGAGGCCAATATTGGCGCGGCGCGCGCGGCCTTTTTCCCGAACATCTCTCTGACCGGCAATGCGGGCTTCGCCTCCACGAGCCTCGGCGGCTTGTTCGACGGCGACGCCTTCACCTGGAGCTTCGGCCCCAGCCTGAACCTGCCGATCTTCGACTGGGGCGCGCGCGAAGCGGACCTTGGACTCGCCAAAGCGCGGCGGCTCGAATCGGTCGCGAATTACGACAAGGCGGTGCAGACCGCGTTCCAGGAAGTGTCCAACGCCCTCGCCGGGCGCCGCTACATTGCCGATCAGGTAGCGGTCCTGCGCCGCGCGGTGGAAGCGAACGACCGCCTCTCCTATCTCGCGCGCCTGCGATACCGCGAAGGCGCCGCCAATTATCTGGAAGTGCTGGATGCCGAGCGCAATCTCTTCGCCGCGCAGCAGGCTTTGCTGACGGCGCAGCGGCAGGAACTCCAGAACTTCGCCTCGCTCTATGTGGCGCTGGGCGGCGGCACTGAAGTGCGCACGCCGGAGGTTTCGCTGGAGCCACTCAAGCGAGAAATCGAGACGGCGGTTCCCGCGGCGCAGGAAAACGAAGCGCGCTGA
- a CDS encoding efflux RND transporter permease subunit: MPRFFIDRPVFAWVIALGVLLGGIIALRALPIEQYPQVAPPSLTISVAYPGADAQTLEQNVTQVIEQQLNGVEGYLYMASTSQSNGTASITLTFEAGTDIDIAQTEVQNRLSTVEARLPESVRRQGITVRQANTGFLLIVALTSQGEQYDAVDLGNIASTRIVDELRRVQGVGDIRLFGSEYAMRIWLDPQKLASYNLTPSDVVAAISAQNSQTAGGSLGALPTVDDQQINATIVTQDRFSTIKEFEQVILRAAQSGATVRVADVGRVELGAQSYDTTTTLNGKPMAGMAVQLATGANALAAAEGVKARMEELQRQLPPGVSYSIPYDTTPFVQTSVDEVVKTLIEAMVLVFLVMFLFLQNWRATVIPALVVPIALAGAALGLWLFGFSINVLTLFGMVLAIGILVDDAIVVIENVERIMREEGLPPLEATRKAMDQITGAIIGITLVLIAVFIPMAFFPGSTGGIYRQFSVTLAISIAFSALMALTLTPALCAAFLKPIEEGGTGSAPSLDEEEEEEEESAHARAQDGDDKQGDRDRGFFASLWDKVSGFFAAFNRWFARMTERYAKVNSRVLSKPMRGLAVFTLLAAITVFLFMRLPTAFLPTEDQGYVITVVQSPPGSTRNVLNEAIAPVQEFWLDQPEVQNLVIVRGFSFFGQGQNNALMFASLKPWSERTGDGSSAGALVKKATGVFSQIQSAIAFVIQPPPIQSLGNASGFSFKLEDRAGLGRDALRQAQQQLLGMASQNDVITNIRPEDQPAGPVLRVDIDRTLATALGLSISDVNNALGINFGSTYINDFNRNGRVLRVIAQAEAADRMTPQDVMDLRVPNDQGQLVPFSTFATAEWTAEPPSLARYNGYPAMTISGEAASGRSSGAAIAAMEQMADKLPDGIGYEWTGISYEEKQSAGQVGALLGLSALVVFLLLAALYESWAVPLSVLLIVPMGVLGAVLFSMLRGLSADVYFNVGLITIIGLAAKNAILIVEFAIEEEERGLKPIEAVKEAAKLRLRPIIMTSLAFILGMVPLVLASGAGAASRIAVGTGVMGGMITATGIGVFIIPLLYLLVRRHLSRKQPHAAGTMETDGEEADGSEPDGDGAGGRDEGKAQPA; encoded by the coding sequence GTGCCACGTTTCTTCATCGACCGACCGGTTTTTGCCTGGGTGATTGCGCTCGGCGTGCTCTTGGGCGGCATCATCGCCCTGCGCGCCCTGCCGATCGAGCAATATCCGCAGGTCGCCCCGCCCTCGCTTACCATTTCGGTCGCTTATCCCGGTGCCGACGCCCAGACGCTGGAGCAGAACGTCACCCAGGTGATCGAGCAGCAGCTGAACGGCGTTGAAGGCTATCTTTACATGGCCTCGACCAGCCAGTCGAACGGCACCGCCTCTATCACGCTGACCTTCGAGGCCGGCACCGATATCGATATTGCGCAGACCGAGGTGCAGAACCGTCTTTCCACGGTGGAGGCGCGCCTGCCCGAATCGGTGCGGCGGCAGGGCATTACGGTGCGTCAGGCCAATACCGGCTTCCTCTTGATCGTCGCGCTGACCAGCCAGGGCGAACAATATGATGCCGTGGACCTTGGCAATATCGCCTCCACCCGCATCGTCGATGAACTGCGCCGCGTGCAGGGCGTGGGTGATATCCGGCTGTTCGGTTCCGAATATGCCATGCGCATCTGGCTCGATCCGCAAAAACTGGCGAGCTACAATCTCACGCCGTCCGACGTGGTTGCGGCCATCAGCGCGCAGAACAGCCAGACCGCAGGCGGCTCGCTCGGCGCGCTGCCGACCGTGGATGACCAGCAGATCAACGCGACTATCGTAACGCAGGATCGTTTCTCCACGATCAAGGAATTTGAGCAGGTCATCCTGCGCGCGGCGCAAAGCGGCGCGACGGTGCGCGTCGCAGACGTGGGCCGCGTCGAACTGGGCGCGCAAAGCTACGACACCACCACCACGCTGAACGGCAAGCCGATGGCCGGCATGGCCGTACAGCTTGCCACCGGCGCCAATGCGCTTGCCGCGGCCGAGGGCGTGAAGGCCCGGATGGAAGAGCTGCAGCGTCAGCTGCCGCCGGGCGTCAGCTATTCGATTCCCTATGACACCACCCCGTTTGTTCAGACCTCGGTCGACGAAGTGGTGAAGACATTGATCGAGGCGATGGTGCTCGTCTTCCTCGTCATGTTCCTGTTCCTGCAGAACTGGCGCGCCACCGTGATCCCGGCGCTAGTCGTGCCGATCGCACTGGCGGGCGCGGCGCTCGGCCTCTGGCTGTTCGGTTTCTCGATCAACGTGCTGACGCTGTTCGGCATGGTGCTGGCCATCGGCATCCTGGTGGACGACGCGATCGTGGTGATCGAGAATGTCGAGCGGATCATGCGCGAGGAAGGCCTTCCCCCGCTGGAGGCCACGCGCAAGGCGATGGACCAGATCACCGGCGCCATCATAGGCATCACGCTGGTGCTGATCGCGGTGTTCATCCCGATGGCGTTCTTCCCCGGATCGACGGGCGGCATCTACCGCCAGTTCTCCGTAACGCTGGCGATTTCGATCGCCTTCTCCGCGCTGATGGCGCTCACGCTGACGCCTGCTTTGTGCGCCGCCTTCCTGAAGCCGATCGAAGAAGGCGGGACGGGCAGCGCCCCGTCGCTTGACGAAGAGGAGGAGGAGGAAGAAGAAAGCGCACATGCGCGCGCCCAGGACGGCGACGACAAGCAAGGCGATCGGGATCGCGGCTTTTTCGCCAGCTTGTGGGACAAGGTCAGCGGGTTCTTCGCCGCGTTCAACCGCTGGTTCGCCCGGATGACCGAGCGCTATGCGAAGGTAAACAGCCGCGTTCTCTCCAAACCGATGCGCGGGCTGGCCGTTTTCACGCTGCTCGCCGCGATCACCGTGTTCCTGTTCATGCGTCTTCCCACGGCCTTCCTGCCGACCGAGGATCAGGGCTATGTCATCACCGTCGTACAAAGCCCGCCCGGATCGACCCGCAATGTGCTGAACGAGGCGATCGCCCCGGTCCAGGAGTTCTGGCTGGATCAGCCCGAGGTGCAGAACCTGGTGATCGTGCGCGGCTTCAGCTTCTTCGGCCAGGGCCAGAATAATGCGCTGATGTTCGCCAGCCTGAAGCCCTGGAGCGAGCGGACCGGCGATGGCAGTTCCGCCGGCGCGCTGGTGAAAAAGGCCACCGGTGTGTTCAGCCAGATCCAGTCGGCCATCGCCTTCGTGATCCAGCCGCCGCCGATCCAGTCGCTCGGCAATGCCAGCGGCTTCTCCTTCAAGCTGGAGGACCGCGCCGGGCTGGGCCGCGATGCGCTGCGCCAGGCGCAGCAGCAACTGCTCGGCATGGCTAGCCAGAACGACGTGATCACCAATATTCGTCCCGAGGACCAGCCTGCCGGACCCGTCCTGCGCGTCGATATCGATCGCACGCTGGCGACCGCGCTCGGCCTCTCGATATCGGACGTCAACAATGCGCTCGGGATCAATTTCGGCTCGACCTATATCAATGACTTCAACCGCAATGGCCGGGTGCTGCGCGTGATCGCGCAGGCCGAAGCTGCCGACCGGATGACGCCGCAGGACGTGATGGATCTGCGCGTGCCGAACGATCAGGGGCAGCTCGTCCCCTTCAGCACTTTTGCCACCGCCGAATGGACCGCCGAGCCGCCCAGCCTGGCACGTTACAACGGCTATCCCGCCATGACGATTTCCGGCGAGGCGGCGAGCGGCCGCTCGTCCGGCGCCGCAATCGCGGCGATGGAGCAGATGGCCGACAAGCTGCCCGATGGTATCGGCTATGAATGGACCGGCATCAGCTATGAAGAAAAGCAGTCCGCCGGCCAGGTCGGCGCGCTGCTGGGCCTGTCGGCGCTGGTCGTGTTCCTGCTGCTCGCCGCGCTGTATGAAAGCTGGGCGGTGCCGCTTTCGGTGCTGCTGATCGTGCCGATGGGCGTCTTGGGCGCGGTCTTGTTCTCGATGCTGCGCGGTCTCTCGGCAGATGTGTATTTCAACGTCGGCCTCATCACGATCATCGGCCTCGCCGCCAAGAACGCTATCCTGATCGTCGAGTTCGCGATCGAAGAGGAAGAGCGCGGCCTCAAACCGATCGAAGCCGTCAAGGAAGCGGCCAAGCTGCGCCTCAGGCCCATCATCATGACCTCGCTCGCCTTTATCCTGGGCATGGTGCCGCTGGTGCTGGCAAGCGGGGCGGGCGCGGCCAGCCGCATCGCGGTGGGCACCGGCGTGATGGGCGGCATGATCACAGCCACCGGCATCGGCGTGTTCATCATTCCGCTCCTCTATCTGCTGGTCCGTCGCCATCTCAGCCGCAAGCAGCCGCACGCCGCCGGCACGATGGAAACCGACGGCGAGGAAGCGGACGGAAGCGAACCGGACGGCGACGGCGCGGGCGGCCGCGACGAAGGAAAGGCACAGCCTGCATGA
- the moaA gene encoding GTP 3',8-cyclase MoaA, which produces MACGKLIDEFGRTIRYLRLSVTDRCDLRCNYCMGEAMQFLPRRELLDLDELVRLADGFITRGVNKIRLTGGEPLVRAVTLPLIDELGKRLGHGLDELTMTTNATNLARHAQRIADAGVKRLNVSLDTRDPAAFAALTNRDMLNRVLDGIDAALDAGIKIKLNTVALADTNREEIPDLAAWAHGKGMDITFIEVMPLGDIAAERSDQFLSLETVRRDLEQRFTLEPSSHVSGGPARYWNVAETGGRIGFISPISHNFCASCNRVRVTAKGELFPCLGHGEMTHLRAALRGPEPEQALDAALDRAMKTKPERHHFRIAKGADPALARHMSVTGG; this is translated from the coding sequence ATGGCTTGCGGAAAATTGATCGACGAGTTCGGACGCACGATCCGGTACCTGCGCCTTTCGGTGACGGACCGGTGCGATTTGCGCTGCAATTATTGCATGGGTGAGGCGATGCAGTTCCTGCCCCGGCGGGAGCTGCTCGATCTCGACGAGCTGGTGCGTCTGGCGGACGGATTCATCACCCGCGGCGTCAACAAGATCCGCCTGACGGGCGGCGAGCCGCTGGTGCGCGCCGTGACGCTGCCGCTGATCGACGAACTGGGCAAGCGGCTGGGCCACGGCCTCGACGAGCTGACGATGACCACCAACGCCACCAACCTTGCCCGCCATGCGCAGCGCATCGCCGATGCCGGGGTGAAGCGGCTAAACGTTTCGCTCGACACGCGCGATCCGGCAGCGTTCGCTGCGCTGACCAACCGGGACATGTTGAACCGCGTCCTCGACGGCATCGATGCCGCCCTTGATGCAGGCATCAAGATCAAGCTCAACACCGTGGCTTTGGCCGACACCAACCGTGAAGAAATTCCGGATCTTGCTGCTTGGGCGCATGGCAAGGGCATGGACATCACCTTTATCGAGGTGATGCCGCTCGGCGATATCGCGGCCGAACGATCGGACCAGTTCCTTTCGCTGGAAACCGTGCGCCGCGATCTGGAGCAGCGCTTCACGCTAGAGCCGTCCAGCCATGTCAGCGGCGGCCCGGCGCGTTACTGGAATGTCGCGGAAACGGGTGGACGCATCGGCTTCATCAGCCCGATCAGCCACAATTTCTGCGCCAGCTGCAACCGCGTGCGCGTGACCGCAAAGGGAGAGCTGTTCCCCTGCCTCGGCCATGGCGAGATGACCCATCTGCGCGCCGCCCTGCGCGGACCGGAGCCGGAACAGGCCCTCGATGCCGCGTTGGACCGGGCCATGAAGACCAAACCGGAGCGCCACCATTTCCGCATCGCCAAGGGCGCCGATCCGGCGCTGGCGCGGCACATGTCCGTCACCGGCGGCTGA